The following are encoded in a window of Manduca sexta isolate Smith_Timp_Sample1 chromosome 16, JHU_Msex_v1.0, whole genome shotgun sequence genomic DNA:
- the LOC115448865 gene encoding ankyrin repeat and LEM domain-containing protein 1: protein MTNNFTFKIMGTTYKELFRLYDLIQNGDLRCIEKFLTDSEIEINVILPCKGIGVLHLAVGIEPTDKSKQCTEILLKHGGDPNLSNDDGLTPVHIAVIWGRVDNLKLLLGCGGDPSRRDLDGLSAFDYAVKEQQWDVFDYLHNVVDQSDDSGSNCGYSLELNKVLVTTDQVVAEYEPTPNELCQNTMCRKSELIRDWCDRNSLVINKLYPTIINDTYLVDNEQDLAKSLTLDLTDKLSRHTDFNTTIDSFKTCTTQEVDISGIQRLEITDEHSSKPKQRISVYENFSLQGSPTNITHKNYNSKTSLKKARQLTERLFEVHSISNDSSDYDRAQAVVQNRTNEFLSSWEDKGHNTRRSSASSGVSSNYSGGSILLASVHVEYKYEDKEEDVVLIEKRLLVSPMVLPVDDTDASPDNTVLSVASSLPTSVQFDNNTLRAELMRLGFRPGPIQDSTRTLYLKKLQALKKTPIVVSNQGKTYSIEIEKSLRSNEWMSNLQPYIDLETKARVDFANPNKKWREGTAKTSFTYLLLDPRVTANLPEKASKQNLHLSWVTFINSIFYVGKGKRSRPYSHLYQARTLWKRDFKTSKDKKVQCILDIWSEKVGVVCLHVFQNVIPAEAFTYEAAMIDVLGLSKLTNLKTGNYYGVTASWPLKERRMLGLYLLYKAMLIFLSEGERQLRPDDID from the exons ATGACTAATAATTTCACTTTCAAAATCATGGGCACGACATATAAGGAATTATTTAGATTGTACGATTTGATTCAAAACGGAGATTTAAG ATGTATAGAAAAGTTTTTGACCGACTCcgaaatagaaataaatgtgATATTACCATGCAAGGGTATTGGCGTGCTTCATTTAGCAGTTGGGATTGAACCAACAGACAAATCAAAACAATGCACtgaaatacttttaaaacatgGCGGAGATCCTAATTTAAG CAATGACGATGGTCTGACTCCTGTACACATAGCAGTGATATGGGGTCGTGTGGACAACTTGAAGCTCCTCCTGGGCTGTGGGGGTGACCCCTCCCGCAGAGACCTGGATGGTCTCTCAGCCTTTGATTATGCAGTGAAGGAGCAGCAATGGGACGTGTTTGACTACCTGCACAATGTGGTGGACCAGTCAGACGATTCAGGATCTAACTGTGGATACAGTTTGGAACTGA ATAAAGTGTTAGTGACAACGGACCAAGTGGTCGCCGAATACGAACCGACGCCAAACGAACTGTGTCAAAACACAATGTGCAGGAAATCTGAACTGATTAGAGATTGGTGCGACAGAAACAGTTTGGTTATAAACAAGTTGTATCCAACTATAATCAACGATACGTATCTAGTTGACAACGAACAGGATCTGGCTAAAAGTTTGACTCTAGACCTTACGGACAAACTATCAAGGCATACGGATTTTAATACAACAATAGACAGCTTCAAAACCTGCACGACGCAAGAAGTAGACATAAGTGGTATACAAAGATTGGAAATAACTGACGAGCATAGTTCAAAGCCAAAGCAAAGGATAAGCGTGTATGAAAACTTCTCGCTCCAAGGCTCACCTACTAACATAACTCATAAGAACTACAATTCTAAAACAAGCCTAAAAAAGGCCAGGCAACTGACAGAAAGACTGTTTGAAGTTCATTCTATATCGAATGACAGTTCTGATTACGATAGAGCTCAAGCAGTGGTACAGAATAGAACGAATGAGTTCCTATCGAGTTGGGAGGACAAAGGTCACAATACGAGGAGATCGTCTGCTAGTAGTGGGGTCAGCAGTAATTATTCCGGGGGCAGTATTTTGTTGGCGAGTGTCCACGTGGAGTACAAGTATGAAGATAAGGAAGAGGATGTGGTTTTGATTGAGAAGAGGTTGCTGGTATCGCCCATGGT GTTACCAGTAGATGACACAGACGCTAGTCCCGACAACACAGTGTTATCTGTTGCATCATCTTTACCTACATCTGTACAATTTGACAACAACACGCTTAGAGCTGAACTGATGCGACTCGGCTTCCGACCGGGACCGATACAGGACTCCACGCGGACTCTGTATTTAAAGAAACTGCAGGCTTTGAAGAAGACGCCGATTGTTGTCAGCAATCAGGGGAAAA CATACAGTATAGAAATAGAAAAATCACTGCGATCAAATGAATGGATGTCGAATCTCCAGCCCTACATAGATTTGGAGACAAAGGCTCGCGTGGACTTCGCGAATCCGAACAAAAAATGGCGGGAGGGAACCGCGAAGACCTCATTCACATACTTATTGTTGGACCCACGGGTCACTGCGAACCTACCGGAGAAAGCAAGCAAACAAAATCTACATTTGTCATGGGTGACATTCATCAATTCTATATTTTACGTCGGCAAAG GAAAGCGGTCTCGACCTTACTCACACTTGTACCAAGCGCGGACGCTGTGGAAACGCGACTTCAAAACGTCGAAGGACAAAAAGGTCCAATGCATTCTGGACATTTGGTCCGAGAAAGTAGGTGTAGTGTGTTTGCACGTTTTTCAAAATGTCATACCGGCGGAAGCGTTTACATACGAAGCGGCCATGATTGACGTGCTGGGACTCTCGAAATTGACGAATTTGAAAACTGGTAACTACTACGGGGTGACTGCGTCGTGGCCGCTCAAAGAACGAAGGATGCTAGGCTTGTACTTGTTGTATAAAGCGATGCTTATATTTCTAAGTGAGGGCGAGAGGCAACTGAGGCCCGACGATATAGACTGA